A window of the Sabethes cyaneus chromosome 1, idSabCyanKW18_F2, whole genome shotgun sequence genome harbors these coding sequences:
- the LOC128745333 gene encoding ribosomal RNA-processing protein 7 homolog A gives MHIDVADFTEIPLKYEDQDTAFHFVYAKENHSRSSNKLKPAGKTLFVLNVPPYATPEALRTAFSSAGGVANVIVQEKPSEESDGSPEEAGRFKVAYVVYEQASSLKKLLRKRQLNALNADGKLLTGVDKWTKEYQERIPDPVEMQREIDNYMAGYDRQVAEEKIRQQTTTKDDEGWVTVSKSNANTFTQKEVVVGKLEEKISKGRQKKELKNFYTFQIRESKKDDIISLRKKYDRDLKKIQQIKKTKRFKPY, from the exons ATGCATATTGATGTCGCCGATTTTACGG AAATTCCTCTGAAATATGAAGACCAAGATACTGCGTTCcatttcgtttacgccaaagaaaaCCATTCTCGGTCATCGAACAAGCTTAAACCGGCTGGTAAAACATTATTTGTGCTGAACGTTCCTCCATATGCAACGCCGGAAGCGCTTCGTACAGCGTTTAGCTCTGCTGGCGGAGTGGCTAACGTTATCGTGCAAGAAAAGCCATCGGAAGAATCGGATGGCAGTCCGGAAGAAGCAGGCAGATTCAAAGTGGCTTATGTAGTTTACGAGCAAGCTTCCTCCCTTAAAAAGCTGTTGAGAAAACGCCAACTAAATGCATTGAACGCGGATGGTAAACTGCTGACAGGAGTCGACAAATGGACTAAAGAGTACCAGGAGCGAATTCCCGATCCGGTCGAGATGCAAAGGGAAATCGATAACTATATGGCCGGATATGACCGACAGGTGGCTGAGGAGAAGATCCGACAACAAACAACGACAAAGGACGACGAAGGCTGGGTCACTGTTTCTAAGTCCAATGCCAATACATTCACGCAGAAGGAAGTTGTGGTTGGCAAACTGGAGGAAAAGATTAGCAAAGGTCGCCAGAAAAAGGAGCTGAAAAATTTCTACACTTTCCAGATTCGAGAATCCAAAAAGGACGATATAATCAGTTTAAGGAAAAAGTATGATAGGGATCTAAAGAAGATTCAGCAAATTAAAAAAACCAAACGATTCAAACCATATTGA